A genomic window from Paucibacter sp. KCTC 42545 includes:
- a CDS encoding TIGR03364 family FAD-dependent oxidoreductase: MSKTCDLLVVGAGIVGLAHAYAAAKRGLKVVVLERDAACIGASIRNFGFVTVTGQKAGASWARAMRSRQVWADVAPLAGIEVQHRGLYLAAQRPEAQAVQEAFMRTEMAQQCELLSEAEACARAPALRLGNGSGQVPGRVLYSPHELRVESREAIPLLARWLASTYGVEFRFGESVLALQTPHVQSSRGEYRAERVVVCTGAELHGLFAERWVPHQLRLCQLQMLRVRPEAGFKLPASVMGELSLVRYEGYSELPEAQALRARLQAEEGESLAHGIHLIVVQSADGSLVVGDSHHYGPVLPPFANEAVDDLILRHLREALHLREAQVIERWVGTYPSSATEPCLVEAPDALTRAVTISSGTGASTAFGLAEEVFAAW, translated from the coding sequence ATGAGCAAGACATGTGACTTACTGGTGGTCGGCGCCGGCATCGTTGGCCTGGCCCATGCTTATGCCGCCGCCAAGCGCGGGCTCAAGGTGGTGGTGCTGGAGCGGGATGCCGCGTGCATCGGCGCCTCGATCCGCAACTTCGGCTTTGTCACGGTGACCGGGCAAAAGGCCGGCGCCAGCTGGGCGCGTGCCATGCGTTCGCGCCAGGTTTGGGCGGATGTGGCGCCGCTGGCGGGCATTGAGGTACAGCACCGCGGCCTGTATCTGGCCGCGCAAAGGCCCGAGGCGCAAGCCGTGCAGGAAGCGTTCATGCGCACCGAGATGGCCCAGCAATGCGAGCTTTTGAGCGAGGCGGAAGCCTGCGCACGCGCGCCGGCACTGCGCTTGGGGAATGGTTCGGGCCAGGTGCCTGGGCGGGTGCTCTACAGCCCGCATGAATTGCGGGTCGAGTCGCGCGAGGCGATTCCGCTCTTGGCCCGCTGGTTGGCCAGCACTTACGGCGTGGAGTTCCGCTTTGGCGAAAGCGTGCTGGCGCTGCAGACCCCGCATGTGCAAAGCTCGCGGGGCGAGTACCGCGCCGAGCGGGTGGTGGTGTGCACGGGCGCCGAACTCCACGGCTTGTTTGCCGAGCGCTGGGTTCCGCACCAACTGCGCCTGTGCCAGCTGCAAATGCTGCGGGTGCGGCCCGAAGCGGGCTTCAAGCTGCCGGCGTCGGTGATGGGTGAGCTGAGCCTGGTGCGTTATGAAGGCTATTCCGAGCTGCCCGAGGCGCAAGCCCTGCGGGCGCGCTTGCAAGCGGAGGAGGGCGAGAGCCTGGCCCATGGCATCCACTTGATCGTGGTGCAAAGCGCTGACGGCAGTTTGGTGGTGGGGGATTCGCACCACTACGGCCCGGTGCTGCCGCCCTTCGCTAACGAAGCGGTGGACGATTTGATCCTGCGCCATCTGCGTGAGGCCTTGCATCTGCGCGAAGCCCAGGTGATCGAGCGCTGGGTGGGCACCTACCCCTCCTCGGCCACCGAGCCCTGCCTGGTGGAAGCGCCCGATGCACTGACCCGCGCCGTCACCATCAGCAGCGGCACCGGGGCCAGCACGGCTTTTGGTTTGGCCGAAGAGGTTTTTGCGGCCTGGTAA
- a CDS encoding glucokinase encodes MSLKSNFDSPRLIADIGGTYARFAVELAPGNFSQIASLRCADFADFYAAVSTYLNGLTPVGAAGSTGVNASHSQHGILHAAIAIAYPVEGDQVRMTNYHWQFSIEEMRQRLGLETLVVVNDFTALAMALPKLGPADVRQIGGGEARMPSVIGLLGSGSGLGVSGLIPAAEGWIALGTEGGHTNFAPRDEREIAILRHAWRQFEHVSFERLLSGPGIELIYRALAEHGGVAAEDLQAPEITQRALDHQDPLCAETLDVFCALLGTAASNLAVTLGALGGVYIGGGIVPRLGEYFDKSLFRARFEDKGRFHDYVAAIPTFVITAEHATFKGASAILQAQLKTLEATPGSAILGQIRRACAELSPAELRVAEHVLAHPRDVLGAPIVEIARAAEVSQPTVIRFCRSLGCEGLSDFKLRLASGLTGTVPVTHTQVNLDDSMVELGAKVLGNTASAILQVRSQLNREMIDRAIDLLLGAGHIEFYAVGHYGVVAQDAQFKFLRFGMSSAAYTDTRLQALAVNVLKPRDVVVIISNGGRLQELLEVADKAHERGAYVVAITASQSPLARKADAALIVDHVEDVATHLPMISRILHLLVIDILAVGVAMRRNPEGVEMLSRLAQDALDEKDSARPAGQSPRAQRTAPGVTLASPLAKLTSHSR; translated from the coding sequence ATGTCGCTCAAGTCAAACTTTGACAGCCCACGCTTGATTGCCGATATCGGCGGCACCTATGCGCGCTTCGCGGTGGAGCTAGCCCCGGGCAATTTCAGCCAGATCGCTTCCTTGCGTTGCGCCGACTTTGCCGACTTCTATGCGGCGGTCAGCACTTATCTGAATGGCTTGACACCCGTGGGCGCGGCTGGCTCGACGGGAGTAAATGCCAGCCATAGCCAGCACGGCATCCTGCATGCAGCCATCGCCATCGCCTACCCGGTTGAAGGCGATCAGGTGCGCATGACCAATTACCACTGGCAGTTCTCCATCGAGGAAATGCGCCAGCGCCTAGGCCTGGAAACCCTGGTGGTGGTGAATGACTTCACTGCCCTGGCCATGGCCCTGCCCAAGCTGGGCCCGGCCGATGTGCGCCAGATCGGCGGCGGCGAGGCCCGCATGCCCAGCGTGATCGGCCTGCTGGGCTCGGGCTCGGGCCTGGGTGTGTCGGGCCTGATCCCGGCGGCAGAAGGCTGGATCGCCCTGGGCACCGAAGGCGGCCACACCAATTTCGCCCCACGTGACGAGCGTGAAATCGCCATCCTGCGCCACGCTTGGCGGCAGTTCGAGCATGTCTCTTTTGAGCGCTTGCTGTCGGGCCCCGGCATCGAGTTGATTTACCGCGCCCTGGCCGAGCATGGCGGCGTGGCGGCAGAAGATTTGCAAGCCCCCGAAATCACCCAACGTGCCCTGGACCACCAAGACCCGCTGTGCGCTGAAACCCTGGATGTGTTTTGCGCCCTGCTGGGCACGGCCGCCTCCAACCTTGCAGTAACCTTGGGCGCGCTGGGCGGCGTCTATATCGGCGGCGGCATCGTGCCGCGCTTGGGCGAGTATTTCGACAAGTCCCTATTCCGCGCCCGCTTCGAGGACAAAGGCCGCTTCCACGACTATGTGGCCGCCATCCCCACCTTTGTGATCACGGCGGAGCACGCCACCTTCAAGGGAGCCTCGGCGATTCTGCAAGCGCAGCTGAAGACCCTGGAGGCCACGCCGGGCTCGGCGATTCTGGGCCAGATCCGGCGCGCCTGCGCCGAGTTGTCACCGGCCGAATTGCGGGTGGCCGAGCATGTGCTGGCCCATCCGCGCGATGTGCTGGGCGCGCCGATTGTGGAGATCGCCCGCGCGGCAGAAGTCAGCCAACCCACGGTGATCCGCTTTTGCCGCTCGCTCGGTTGCGAAGGCTTGTCGGACTTCAAGCTGCGCCTGGCCTCGGGGCTGACCGGCACCGTGCCTGTCACCCACACCCAGGTCAATCTGGATGACTCGATGGTGGAGCTGGGCGCCAAGGTGCTGGGCAATACCGCCTCGGCGATTTTGCAAGTGCGCAGCCAACTCAACCGCGAGATGATCGACCGCGCCATCGACCTGCTGCTGGGCGCTGGCCATATCGAGTTCTATGCCGTCGGCCATTACGGCGTGGTGGCACAGGACGCGCAGTTCAAGTTCCTGCGCTTTGGCATGTCCAGCGCGGCCTACACCGACACCCGCTTGCAAGCCCTGGCGGTCAATGTGCTCAAACCGCGCGATGTGGTGGTCATCATCAGCAACGGCGGGCGCCTGCAGGAGTTGCTGGAAGTGGCCGACAAAGCGCATGAGCGCGGGGCCTATGTGGTGGCCATCACCGCCAGCCAGTCCCCACTGGCACGCAAGGCGGATGCGGCCTTGATCGTGGATCATGTCGAAGACGTGGCCACCCATCTGCCCATGATCAGCCGAATCTTGCACCTGCTGGTGATCGACATCCTGGCCGTCGGTGTGGCCATGCGCCGCAACCCCGAGGGCGTGGAAATGCTCTCGCGCCTGGCGCAGGATGCGCTGGACGAGAAAGACTCGGCACGACCCGCCGGCCAGAGCCCACGCGCCCAGCGCACCGCGCCGGGCGTCACCCTGGCCTCACCGCTGGCCAAGCTGACTTCGCACAGCCGCTGA
- a CDS encoding LysR substrate-binding domain-containing protein has product MLVTQLKSFFIVARLGSVTLAAKQLGLSQPTVTTQIRALEEHYGIELFHRSSGRLVISDAGVRLLPLVDQLLQQEIDVEFALRNAGEPQHGSLRLGATAPYYLLDIVQRYHQRFPQVEISVAAGNSRQMIATLLEYQVDLATSSQLETDPRLFRLELGADPLVLLLHAQHPLAQMDAVPLAALADCMLLTRERGSTTRQMSEQMLSEAGVQPRASMEIASREALREAVLRQMGVSIFARSEVSTHPLLCSRPFVEPAPVLPEYLYCLKDRRNARLIASFLAEYQAQ; this is encoded by the coding sequence ATGCTGGTGACTCAGCTCAAGTCCTTTTTCATCGTCGCCCGCCTGGGCAGCGTCACTCTGGCCGCCAAGCAGCTCGGCCTGAGCCAACCCACGGTGACGACGCAGATCCGCGCCCTGGAAGAGCATTACGGCATCGAGCTGTTTCACCGCAGCAGCGGCCGCTTGGTGATCAGCGATGCCGGCGTGCGCCTACTACCCCTGGTGGACCAGTTGCTGCAGCAAGAAATCGATGTGGAATTCGCCCTGCGCAATGCCGGCGAGCCGCAGCACGGCAGCCTGCGCCTGGGCGCCACCGCGCCCTACTATTTGCTGGACATCGTGCAGCGCTATCACCAGCGCTTCCCGCAGGTGGAAATCAGCGTGGCCGCCGGCAACTCGCGGCAGATGATCGCCACCTTGCTGGAGTACCAGGTTGATCTGGCCACCTCTTCCCAGCTGGAAACCGACCCACGGCTGTTCCGCCTGGAGCTGGGCGCCGACCCCTTGGTGCTGCTGCTGCACGCGCAGCACCCGCTGGCCCAGATGGACGCGGTGCCGCTGGCGGCCCTGGCCGACTGCATGCTGCTGACGCGTGAACGCGGTTCAACCACCCGGCAGATGAGCGAGCAGATGCTCAGCGAGGCCGGTGTGCAGCCCCGCGCCAGCATGGAAATCGCCAGCCGCGAGGCCTTGCGGGAAGCCGTGCTGCGGCAGATGGGCGTCAGCATCTTCGCCCGCAGCGAGGTCAGCACGCACCCGCTGCTGTGTAGTCGGCCCTTCGTTGAGCCGGCGCCGGTGCTGCCGGAATATCTGTACTGCCTGAAAGACCGCCGCAACGCCCGGTTGATCGCGAGTTTTCTGGCCGAATACCAGGCGCAATGA
- a CDS encoding GGDEF domain-containing protein: MPKLVAEKIELSGLLDRAALQSTLERAASKAIADAQALAVLTIDVDHFKDYQDAKGLPQAEATLLNLAKFLQTQLPSGATLAHLGADAFVLVLPGRDIAAALECAETLRLAVQAELAGLDSPTPLTISLGVAASPAGNNWTARGLLSLADTRMTFAKKRLLPHHNHTWAGTLPSDWYARMDIQPGAWPSL, from the coding sequence ATGCCCAAGCTTGTTGCCGAGAAGATTGAACTGAGCGGTCTGTTGGACCGCGCCGCCCTGCAGAGTACGCTGGAGCGGGCGGCGAGCAAAGCCATTGCCGATGCCCAAGCCCTGGCCGTGCTGACCATCGATGTGGATCATTTCAAGGACTACCAAGACGCCAAGGGCCTGCCCCAGGCCGAAGCCACGCTGCTGAACCTGGCCAAATTCCTGCAAACCCAGCTGCCCAGCGGCGCCACCTTGGCCCATCTGGGGGCCGACGCCTTTGTGCTGGTGCTGCCGGGCCGCGATATCGCCGCTGCCCTGGAGTGCGCCGAAACCTTGCGCCTGGCCGTGCAAGCCGAATTGGCCGGGCTGGACAGCCCTACGCCGCTGACCATTTCACTCGGCGTGGCCGCCAGCCCCGCTGGCAATAACTGGACCGCACGCGGCCTGCTCTCGCTGGCCGATACGCGCATGACCTTCGCCAAGAAGCGCCTGCTGCCGCACCACAACCACACCTGGGCCGGCACCCTGCCCTCGGACTGGTATGCGCGCATGGACATTCAACCCGGGGCTTGGCCTAGTCTGTAA
- the glk gene encoding glucokinase has protein sequence MSGALYPCLVADIGGTNARFGWLAARHAPVSHVTVLPVREHSGPVAAANAYLHGLRQQLGDASLRPSSAAFAVATAVAGDQVELTNSHWSFSRRQVQQDLRVSPLLVLNDFEALALSLPHLGDGQLRAWVAGDAVQPYLPASAAATMAVIGPGTGLGVAGVTPTPQGWIALPCEGGHASLSAADDFESALLAHVRTQYAHVSAERLLSGIGLPVLHAAVVAVMSVQGAQGKQGEQAHVPLALSSEQIVARGLSGEDPLCAQTLDSFCALLGSFAGNVALILGARGGVYIGGGIVPRLGERFFASRFRERFEAKGRFQTYLAAIPTALITDTLAALTGAAAAIEQLGD, from the coding sequence GTGAGCGGCGCCCTCTACCCCTGCTTGGTGGCCGATATCGGCGGCACCAATGCGCGCTTCGGCTGGCTTGCGGCGCGGCATGCGCCAGTCAGCCATGTCACGGTCTTGCCGGTGCGCGAGCATAGTGGCCCGGTGGCAGCGGCGAATGCCTATCTGCATGGCCTGCGGCAGCAGCTTGGCGATGCGTCACTGCGCCCGAGTTCGGCGGCTTTTGCGGTGGCCACGGCCGTCGCTGGCGATCAGGTGGAGCTGACCAATAGCCACTGGAGTTTCTCGCGGCGCCAGGTGCAGCAGGATTTGCGTGTGTCGCCCTTGCTGGTCTTGAACGACTTTGAGGCCCTGGCCTTGTCCTTGCCGCACTTGGGTGATGGGCAGTTGCGTGCGTGGGTGGCGGGTGATGCGGTTCAGCCTTATTTGCCGGCCTCGGCTGCCGCGACCATGGCGGTGATCGGCCCGGGCACCGGCCTGGGCGTGGCCGGAGTGACGCCGACGCCCCAGGGCTGGATTGCTTTGCCTTGCGAAGGTGGGCATGCCAGTTTGTCGGCTGCGGATGACTTTGAAAGCGCCTTGCTGGCGCATGTGCGCACGCAGTATGCGCATGTGTCGGCCGAACGCTTGTTGTCGGGCATCGGCTTGCCGGTGCTTCATGCGGCAGTGGTGGCTGTGATGAGTGTGCAGGGTGCGCAAGGCAAGCAAGGCGAACAGGCCCACGTGCCGCTGGCCTTGAGTTCGGAGCAGATTGTGGCGCGCGGCTTGTCTGGCGAGGATCCCCTGTGCGCACAAACGCTGGACAGCTTTTGCGCCTTGCTCGGCAGCTTTGCCGGTAATGTGGCGCTGATCCTGGGGGCGCGTGGCGGCGTCTATATCGGCGGCGGCATCGTGCCGCGCCTGGGTGAGCGATTTTTTGCCTCGCGCTTTCGTGAGCGCTTTGAGGCCAAGGGG
- a CDS encoding putative 2-aminoethylphosphonate ABC transporter permease subunit: protein MSSDAVAKLSFGAVAAPRTSSWSGGSFERLLLRVLLALSLLSLLVAVGLPVAALGGMSFFDDKGQFSGLANHLAYLSSPNVGRSLFNSLWLSVLSALICVSLAYGYAFALTQTCMPGRRFFRAVALVPVLAPSLLMAISLIYLFGNQGLLKGWLPGLSAYGPFGIVTGSVLWTFPHALLVLLTALASSDGRLYEAAASLGASPWRVFRTVTLPASRYGLVMAFMLVFVLVITDFGVPKVIGGNTQVLATDIYKQVIGQQKLQMGAVVALVLLLPALLAFWVEQRLRASQSASLGLRAVPYSPKPAPLLDRAMLLYCSLVAGALLLVMGVAVFASLATYWPYQLQPSLRNYQFDLMDGGGWASYFNSLKLALGTALLGTGLSFLSAYLVEKPRQFAAARGLLAGLAGLPMAVPGLALGLGYILFFNAAWNPLHFLYGSLGLLVICTTAHFFSVAHLTQLTALRSLDREYELVAESMGVPFWKTLLRVHLPVSLPTLVQVAGYFFVNALTTVSAVVFLYSPETTLASVAVLAMDDAGDIGPAAAMAVLIFATAALGRLVLAGLERLLINKTQRWRAR, encoded by the coding sequence ATGAGCAGCGATGCGGTGGCGAAACTGAGTTTTGGGGCCGTGGCTGCACCACGAACTTCAAGCTGGTCAGGAGGCTCGTTTGAGCGCCTGCTGCTGCGTGTGCTGCTGGCCCTCAGTTTGCTCAGTTTGCTGGTGGCCGTGGGCTTGCCGGTGGCCGCCCTGGGCGGCATGAGCTTCTTTGATGACAAAGGCCAGTTCAGCGGCTTGGCCAATCATCTGGCCTACCTCAGCAGCCCGAATGTGGGCCGTTCCTTGTTCAACAGCTTGTGGCTGTCTGTGCTGAGTGCGCTGATTTGCGTGAGCTTGGCCTATGGCTATGCCTTTGCCTTGACGCAGACCTGCATGCCAGGGCGGCGCTTCTTTCGTGCGGTGGCCTTGGTGCCGGTGCTGGCGCCCTCGCTGCTGATGGCCATCAGCCTGATTTACCTGTTCGGCAACCAGGGCTTGCTCAAAGGCTGGCTGCCGGGCCTGAGTGCTTACGGGCCTTTTGGCATCGTCACCGGCTCGGTGTTGTGGACATTTCCGCACGCCTTGCTGGTCTTGTTGACGGCCTTGGCCAGCAGCGACGGGCGCTTGTACGAGGCCGCTGCCAGCCTGGGTGCCAGCCCCTGGCGGGTGTTCCGCACGGTGACGCTGCCGGCCAGCCGCTACGGCCTGGTGATGGCCTTCATGCTGGTGTTTGTGCTGGTGATCACCGACTTTGGCGTGCCCAAGGTGATTGGCGGTAACACCCAGGTGCTGGCCACCGACATCTACAAACAGGTGATCGGTCAGCAAAAGCTGCAAATGGGCGCGGTGGTGGCCTTGGTGCTGCTGCTGCCCGCCCTGCTGGCTTTCTGGGTGGAGCAGCGCCTGCGCGCCTCGCAAAGCGCCAGCCTGGGCCTGCGCGCCGTGCCGTATTCGCCTAAGCCTGCGCCCTTGCTGGACCGCGCCATGCTGCTGTACTGCAGCTTGGTGGCCGGCGCGCTGCTCTTGGTGATGGGCGTGGCGGTGTTTGCCTCGCTGGCCACCTATTGGCCCTATCAGCTGCAGCCTTCGCTGCGTAACTACCAGTTTGATCTGATGGACGGCGGTGGTTGGGCCAGCTACTTCAATTCGCTCAAACTGGCCTTGGGAACCGCGCTGCTGGGCACGGGCTTGAGTTTCTTGAGTGCCTATCTGGTGGAAAAGCCGCGCCAGTTTGCCGCCGCGCGCGGCCTGTTGGCCGGGCTGGCTGGCTTGCCAATGGCAGTACCGGGCTTGGCGCTTGGCCTGGGCTATATCTTGTTTTTCAACGCGGCCTGGAACCCACTGCACTTCCTCTACGGTTCGCTGGGTTTGCTGGTGATCTGCACCACGGCGCATTTCTTTTCGGTGGCGCATCTGACCCAGCTAACGGCGCTGCGCTCGCTGGACCGCGAGTACGAACTGGTGGCCGAGAGCATGGGTGTGCCTTTCTGGAAGACCTTGTTGCGGGTGCATCTGCCGGTCAGCCTGCCGACGTTGGTGCAGGTGGCGGGCTACTTCTTCGTCAATGCGCTGACCACGGTCTCGGCGGTGGTGTTTTTGTATTCGCCAGAAACCACTTTGGCCTCGGTGGCCGTGCTGGCCATGGATGACGCGGGCGATATCGGACCGGCGGCCGCGATGGCGGTGCTGATCTTCGCAACTGCGGCCTTGGGCCGCCTGGTGTTGGCGGGCCTGGAGCGGCTGCTGATCAACAAGACGCAGCGCTGGCGGGCGCGCTGA
- a CDS encoding ABC transporter ATP-binding protein, which yields MLSIKHISKRYGAQPVLRGIALDVAAGEFISLLGPSGCGKTTLLRILCGIETPDTGSISLGGQDITQQAASQRRFGVVFQSYALFPNLSVAQNVAYGLQDLARRDRQARALEMLDLVGLAEQANKFPAQLSGGQQQRVALARALAPKPALLLLDEPLSALDAQVRVGLRSEIRRLQKQLGITTLMVTHDQDEALSMSDRVVLMHQGQVEQQGSPQALYARPVSPFAAGFVGRMNLLQALVVAAGRARVGTQELQCDTHEFKTGSPVLLGLRPEAITLRPAELHGSVGIASDAVNTLRAKVLETVFLGPCTLVRLHCEACGADDVIEAELATPRDATLPAWLQGHVLLDIPAAAIHALAQPLSMRRVA from the coding sequence ATGCTCTCAATCAAACACATCAGCAAGCGCTACGGCGCGCAGCCCGTGCTGCGCGGCATCGCGCTGGACGTGGCCGCTGGCGAGTTCATCAGCTTGCTGGGACCATCGGGCTGCGGCAAGACCACGCTCTTGCGCATCTTGTGCGGCATCGAGACGCCGGACACCGGCAGCATCAGCCTGGGCGGCCAAGACATCACCCAACAAGCCGCTTCGCAGCGCCGCTTTGGCGTGGTGTTTCAGAGCTATGCCCTGTTCCCCAATTTGAGCGTGGCGCAGAACGTGGCTTACGGTTTGCAGGATTTGGCGCGGCGTGATCGCCAGGCCCGCGCGCTTGAGATGCTGGATCTGGTCGGCCTGGCCGAGCAGGCCAATAAGTTCCCGGCCCAGCTGTCGGGCGGGCAGCAGCAGCGCGTCGCCTTGGCGCGGGCGCTGGCGCCCAAGCCAGCACTCTTGCTGCTGGACGAGCCGCTGTCGGCCCTGGACGCCCAGGTGCGCGTCGGCTTGCGCAGCGAGATCCGGCGCCTGCAAAAGCAGTTGGGCATCACCACCTTGATGGTGACGCATGACCAGGATGAGGCCTTGTCCATGTCTGACCGGGTGGTGCTGATGCACCAGGGCCAGGTCGAGCAGCAGGGCAGCCCGCAAGCGCTGTATGCGCGCCCGGTCAGCCCGTTTGCGGCCGGTTTCGTTGGCCGCATGAATCTGCTGCAAGCCCTGGTGGTGGCGGCGGGCCGGGCGCGGGTGGGCACGCAGGAACTGCAGTGCGACACCCATGAATTCAAGACTGGCAGCCCGGTGCTGCTGGGTTTGCGGCCTGAGGCGATCACGCTGCGGCCTGCTGAGCTGCACGGCTCCGTGGGCATCGCCAGTGATGCCGTGAACACCTTGCGTGCCAAGGTGCTGGAAACCGTCTTCCTCGGCCCTTGCACCCTCGTGCGTTTGCACTGCGAGGCTTGCGGAGCGGACGATGTGATCGAGGCCGAGTTGGCCACGCCGCGCGACGCCACGCTGCCCGCCTGGCTGCAGGGTCACGTCTTGCTGGACATTCCGGCGGCGGCGATTCATGCCCTGGCTCAACCCTTGTCGATGCGGCGGGTGGCATGA
- the phnX gene encoding phosphonoacetaldehyde hydrolase translates to MSNKLQAVVFDWAGTMLDYGSQAPMGAFVQLFARYGVNISIDEARVPMGLAKWDHIHALGNAPRIAAEWARVHGRAFSDADCDELYEVFTPMNMASVSQHATLIPGALEVVQALREQGLKIGSTTGYNRPIMEVLAPLAAAQGYVPDNLVCAGDMPSARPGPLMMVKTLADLGVWPPASVVKVDDTVPGLQEGRAIGCWVVGLAVTGNTLGLSEAQWQALTEHEQAELRARASAELYAGGAHFVIDGVSQLPGVLAQIAGLAAGGVKPA, encoded by the coding sequence ATGAGCAACAAACTACAAGCAGTGGTGTTCGACTGGGCCGGCACCATGCTGGACTACGGCAGCCAAGCGCCCATGGGCGCTTTTGTGCAGCTGTTCGCGCGCTATGGCGTGAACATCAGCATTGATGAAGCCCGCGTGCCCATGGGGTTGGCCAAGTGGGACCACATCCATGCCCTGGGTAATGCCCCGCGCATTGCGGCGGAATGGGCCCGCGTGCACGGCCGAGCTTTCAGCGACGCCGATTGCGACGAGCTCTACGAGGTCTTCACGCCCATGAATATGGCCAGCGTCAGCCAGCATGCCACGCTGATTCCGGGCGCGTTGGAGGTGGTGCAAGCCTTGCGCGAGCAGGGGCTCAAGATCGGCTCAACCACGGGCTACAACCGCCCCATCATGGAGGTGCTGGCACCGTTGGCGGCGGCGCAGGGCTATGTGCCAGACAACCTGGTCTGCGCCGGCGATATGCCCTCGGCAAGACCTGGCCCTCTGATGATGGTCAAGACCCTGGCCGATCTGGGCGTGTGGCCGCCAGCCAGCGTGGTGAAGGTGGATGACACGGTGCCCGGCTTGCAAGAGGGCCGCGCCATCGGCTGCTGGGTGGTGGGCCTGGCGGTGACCGGCAATACGCTGGGCTTGAGCGAAGCGCAGTGGCAGGCATTGACGGAGCATGAGCAAGCCGAATTGCGCGCCCGGGCCAGCGCTGAGCTGTACGCCGGCGGCGCCCATTTCGTCATCGACGGGGTGAGCCAGTTGCCTGGCGTGCTGGCGCAGATTGCCGGCTTGGCGGCCGGTGGCGTCAAGCCAGCTTGA
- a CDS encoding putative 2-aminoethylphosphonate ABC transporter substrate-binding protein has translation MLTVLSLLSLAGGTAQAQGKTELLVYSALEADQIKAYKTAFEQDNPSIELKFVRDSTGIITARLLAEKANPQADAVWGLAATSLMLLDKEGLLQPYAPKGLAQVRANMRDPQIHPTWVGMDLWSSAVCFNTVEADKRKLPKPVSWQDLTLPAYKGTITMPHPASSGTGFLMVSAWLQSMGEAKGWAFMDALHQNVGVYTHSGSKPCRQAGAGEFPVGLSFDYRANKTKKDGAPIDIIFPKEGLGWDVEATAIFKSSKKQDAAKALADWAVTRKANELYAANFAVLALPQVQERLEYVPADIEKLLVKNDFVWAANNRERILTEWARRYEAKAEPKR, from the coding sequence ATGTTGACCGTGCTGAGCCTGCTGAGCTTGGCTGGCGGCACGGCCCAGGCCCAGGGCAAAACCGAGCTGCTGGTGTACTCGGCCCTGGAAGCTGACCAGATCAAGGCCTACAAGACCGCCTTCGAGCAAGACAACCCCAGCATCGAGCTGAAGTTTGTGCGCGATAGCACCGGCATCATCACCGCCCGCCTGCTGGCCGAGAAGGCCAACCCGCAAGCCGATGCGGTGTGGGGCCTGGCCGCCACTTCGCTGATGCTGCTGGACAAAGAGGGCCTGCTGCAGCCCTATGCCCCCAAGGGCCTGGCCCAGGTGCGCGCCAATATGCGTGACCCGCAAATCCATCCAACGTGGGTGGGCATGGACTTGTGGTCCTCGGCCGTCTGCTTCAATACCGTCGAAGCCGACAAGCGCAAGCTGCCCAAGCCTGTTAGCTGGCAAGACCTGACCCTGCCGGCCTATAAGGGCACGATCACCATGCCCCATCCCGCCTCCAGCGGCACCGGATTTTTGATGGTGTCGGCTTGGCTGCAAAGCATGGGCGAGGCCAAGGGCTGGGCCTTCATGGATGCGCTGCACCAAAACGTGGGTGTCTACACCCACAGCGGCTCCAAGCCTTGCCGCCAAGCCGGCGCGGGCGAATTCCCGGTCGGCCTGTCCTTCGACTACCGCGCCAACAAGACCAAGAAAGATGGCGCCCCCATCGACATCATCTTCCCCAAGGAAGGCTTGGGCTGGGATGTGGAGGCTACTGCCATCTTCAAGAGCAGCAAGAAGCAAGACGCCGCCAAGGCCTTGGCCGATTGGGCCGTGACCCGCAAGGCCAATGAGCTCTACGCCGCCAACTTTGCCGTGCTGGCCCTGCCGCAAGTGCAAGAGCGCCTGGAGTATGTGCCGGCCGACATCGAGAAGCTGCTGGTGAAGAACGACTTTGTCTGGGCCGCCAATAACCGCGAACGCATCCTGACCGAGTGGGCGCGCCGGTACGAAGCCAAGGCAGAACCGAAAAGGTAA